A segment of the Phoenix dactylifera cultivar Barhee BC4 chromosome 15, palm_55x_up_171113_PBpolish2nd_filt_p, whole genome shotgun sequence genome:
CTCTAAGTACTACATGGCATGTGGAAATCCCTCCAACAGGACTGTCTATGGCTACACATACATGTCCAAGCCATCTCATACTCTTTTTCCTTGCCAAAACCTTTACCTATGCTAGCCTTAAGCTTTATTAAATTACCTAAACTGATTCCTTTATTAGCTCTCACACATCTATTTGTATCCTCTCATGTCTAAAAATATGCTTGTTTTCCCGTTTTACTACTCAATTTTATTCCCTCTATGTCTGCACCTGATCTACAATTtatatttatgatttttttttgatataaattattgaaaaatagaTTCTAGTCCTTCGAAAAAGAAAGCTTGTCTTGTGTTTCATTTAGTGGAAGGAAATAAACTAAGTAGCCCACCAACCTCTTACATTCTGTGAAATAGAAGCATCAAATTGTTTTTGGAACTGGTTCCAGTTCTATGATTCCAAATACTCACTTTGATGTGCTTTTGTGTCTAAGAACAATAGGGAAGCATCATCTTGGTACTAATGCAGGAAGGCTAAATATGAAGTTTCTTTTTGGTGTGCATAGAAGATGAAAAGCGGACGGTCGCTATGGTTCTCCTTTGCTTCTTGGAGAGTGTTTTAAATAGTCCTGGGGTTATGCCAAAGTGGATTCGTTCTTTTTCTACATCTTTAACATTGTATGGTAGGTATTAGTAGGTTAATGGTATATCCCTTGATTTCTTTTTAGCAATTCTTATGTTAGCATCAGCAGCAAAGGCATTTCGCCAGCTAATTTGCTAAGATATTGGTGTCCTTTGTTGGGATAGATTGAATATTTGAAGGGTAACAGGTGGACATTTTCCCTCGATCCCTTCATAGGGAGGAGTTGATGAAGATGTTGAAATGTATGGCTGCTACTCTTCATGCAATGATAGGCCTCAATCCTATCCGGATTCCTACCCATATCAGGCTTGGTTGTGGATTTATTTGAACACAATTTTTTAGCAATGCTTGGTTGTGGATTAGGAGGTTAATGGTAAATCCCTCGATTTTTTTAAGCAATTCTTATGTTAGCATCAACAGCAAAGGCATTTCACTGTCTAATTTACTAAGATATTGGTGTCCTTTGTTAGGATAGATTGAATATTTGAAGGGCAACAAGCAGACATCTTCCCTTGTTCCCTTTATAGGGAGGAATTGATGAAGATGTTGAAATGTATGGCTGCTACTCTTCATGTAATGATAGGCCCTATGCAATCCTTTCCTTATTCCTACCCATATCAGGCTTGGttgtggatttgtttggacaCAATTTTTATCATGGAAGAGGAAGTCCTACTCTTGGTGAAGAATCATTTCTGCAAAAGGACTTTACATAATGCCATTTAATAATGTCTTATTTTCAGATGCCTATGAGGTGCTTTAAGCTCGAATTATTATTGTCATCATTAATGTTCTTGTTGTTCTTGTTCTTATTGTTATTGTCATTTGTGTTCGTGCTTGGGGGAAGGAGTTGAGGATAGGGTGGAGGGGAGATGTGGGGAGGCACCGGCATGATATGTTCTGCACTAGTTTGGTATGTGATTGATTTTCAATTTTTACTATGGAATTAACTCCCTATGACATTTTACCTTGCAGGTCCAAGCAAGCTCTTCCAATGGATTGGAGCCAACTGATCCAACCCAGGTAAGACCTCCTCCACACTTGCACAGCAGGGCATCACGTGTAACCTTAAAAAAAGCCATGAAGAAGGGCTCGAAGAGGAGGACGACTAAGATTGTGCAATCAGCATACTGTGAGGTCTGTAAGATTGAGTGTAACACTCCAGAAGTTCTGAAGACCCACAAGCAAGGCAAAAAACACAAGAAGAAGTTGCAGAAGCTTCAGGAGTCTATTACAGCAAAACCCACTAAAGCTCCAACAGCCACAGTGGTGAGGAAAGAAACCCCAGATGCTGATAAAAGCAAAGCTGGAGGtgagaaaacaaagaagaagggAGCTCCAGCAACGGCAGAGGAGTTGGAGGCCAAAAAGAGGAGGGTTTTGGAAGGTGGGGCAGCTGCAGAGGGTGTTAAGGTGTGCTCTATTTGCAATGTTGTGGTCAATAGTCAGGTGGTGTTTGAATACCATATTGCAGGGCAAAAGCATACTGCCGCAGTGAAAAAGCTGCAGGAAGAACATCAAGCGACCGATGCACCAGACATAGTCAAGCAATGACATGGATGGTTTCAAAATACTTTTGTGC
Coding sequences within it:
- the LOC103718178 gene encoding zinc finger RNA-binding protein-like, translated to MDYGSRWEEPQAAPPPHHHLYYAPPHVHPDMIHHHQQPQPLPHSSSSAAAAAAYYYPNPNPNPNRCPTPTHDAHLPSVVGTGALRPPAADIYPPNPYAPHGGYHGLHAVPYSYPGAVPPAATAGVGAPSPYYYGGGGENPHSLAAKAAIRQYGFDPQSYGPVQASSSNGLEPTDPTQVRPPPHLHSRASRVTLKKAMKKGSKRRTTKIVQSAYCEVCKIECNTPEVLKTHKQGKKHKKKLQKLQESITAKPTKAPTATVVRKETPDADKSKAGGEKTKKKGAPATAEELEAKKRRVLEGGAAAEGVKVCSICNVVVNSQVVFEYHIAGQKHTAAVKKLQEEHQATDAPDIVKQ